A segment of the Leptotrichia sp. oral taxon 215 str. W9775 genome:
CATCATTTAGATCCAGTCCTATTAAGTTAGGCATAACAGAAGGATCAACAACTTTCTGTGATGAAACCAGTATTGATATCTTCTGATTTATTTCAAGAGTAGTTCCAGGTTTAGGATAAACCCCTAATATAGTGTTGTACTTCTGATTGGAAGGCTGATAATCTATCCTTTCAATCTGTATGTTCTGCCCCTGCAGCAATGAACGTGCCTCAAGAAGTTCCAATCCAATGATATTAGGTACTTCCTGCCCTTTGCCGTTATTTACCCAAATTTGTATGGCACGGTTGACCTTTACAGTTTTTCCAGGTAAAGGAAACTGTATGTAAACTGTATCAAGTGGAACTTTTTCAGTTTTTGAATTAATTACTTTAACATTAAGTCCTGCATCCTTCAAATATTTTACAGCATCCTTTTCGTTAAGATTTACAACGTTAGGAATAACAGTAAGCCTTTCATTGAAAAAATGCCTTATAAAAACATTTTTTCCTACTGTTGAAAGTATAAATAAACAAACTAACACAAGAAAAGTTTTTATAGTTTTTATAATATTAAATTTAAATTTTTTAGCCATTTCAGCACCTCAAATATTTTTTTATGTTACTGTAAATATAATAACATAAATAGCATGAAAAGGCAATATTATCATATGGAAAAGAGAAGGTAAAAATTAGGAAGTAGTAGTAAAATATTATAATCAAATTTATCAGCTAGTTCATCAGTTATATTTTATTTTTAATTTAAATGTGCTAAAATAGAAAAAAATAAGGAGAAATTATAAAAATGAGTTTAATTAAAGAAAGGAAAGTTGAGAATATTGAGCTTTTTTATTTATAAGTAAAGTAAATTTATTTTTAATAACAAGACAAATCAGAACAATTTTTTATATTTACCAAAAGAAGTTACAACATTTTTAAGATTGATTATAAGTACCCAACATT
Coding sequences within it:
- a CDS encoding PASTA domain-containing protein; this encodes MAKKFKFNIIKTIKTFLVLVCLFILSTVGKNVFIRHFFNERLTVIPNVVNLNEKDAVKYLKDAGLNVKVINSKTEKVPLDTVYIQFPLPGKTVKVNRAIQIWVNNGKGQEVPNIIGLELLEARSLLQGQNIQIERIDYQPSNQKYNTILGVYPKPGTTLEINQKISILVSSQKVVDPSVMPNLIGLDLNDAKVLLAQIGLELGGTSKSSDPTLPVNTIISTSPAPGQKVTKGQKISVVINIGTPVKSDKPSVEEIINQTNNQIDDKQIDNIINNTLEKIDKRNNEDKDNQKKNSNQNNQNNQNNSNNNSDDSNDNKIFTKPKKREVDRPGND